One genomic region from Dethiosulfovibrio russensis encodes:
- a CDS encoding metallophosphoesterase, whose protein sequence is MKRWLAGACRLLGTVYVPEEVMDRPGEFLLHISDTPSSFFSDLRRIISKIRPAWVVHTGDLVDQIKLEVYPARIECYRNKLRTLSKILDGAVARGDFQAMICMGNHDDLYSVKEMFPHCHIAEGTGFFSSSGWHFVVSHYSWRIPDLPDMVGLCGHDLSYPSGEIRCLNGIEDIHLFSLKTGGVYRIPYPGYIDDQRQLKRRIGL, encoded by the coding sequence ATGAAGCGTTGGCTTGCAGGTGCCTGCAGGCTCCTGGGGACGGTTTACGTTCCGGAGGAGGTTATGGATCGTCCAGGGGAGTTTTTGTTGCACATATCCGACACACCCTCCTCCTTTTTTTCCGATCTCAGGAGGATCATATCTAAGATCAGGCCGGCCTGGGTGGTCCATACGGGAGACCTGGTGGATCAGATAAAACTGGAGGTCTATCCCGCCCGTATCGAATGCTATAGAAATAAACTCAGGACTCTGTCCAAAATTTTAGATGGTGCAGTGGCCAGAGGGGACTTTCAGGCCATGATATGTATGGGAAATCACGACGATCTTTATTCGGTGAAGGAGATGTTTCCTCATTGCCATATAGCGGAAGGCACCGGTTTTTTCTCCTCTTCCGGATGGCATTTCGTCGTTAGCCACTATTCCTGGAGGATTCCCGATCTTCCTGATATGGTGGGGCTATGCGGACACGATCTGTCCTATCCTTCCGGGGAGATTCGCTGTCTCAACGGCATAGAGGATATACATTTGTTTTCGTTGAAGACTGGAGGTGTTTACAGGATCCCCTATCCTGGATACATAGACGATCAGAGGCAACTTAAAAGAAGGATAGGTCTTTAG
- the buk gene encoding butyrate kinase, with amino-acid sequence MRLLAINPGSTSTKIALFEDGTQLWDDTQRYDSDVIGRFPSVEAQEDFRLDEIKKALKDKGAELSDLDGVVGRGGLLRPIPGGTYRVNEAMMEDMKEARYGSHASNLGAALARRLAEEAGCPENSFIVDPVVVDELVDEARLSGLPEIERRSIFHALNQKAIARTAADEMGKAYEDCSFVVAHMGGGISVGAHRGGRVIDVNNALDGDGPFSPERAGTLPTGGLVKLCFGGTVTEKELRKKLSGKGGLVAHLGTNDLREVQRRMEDGDEKADLVFRTMAYQVAKEIGSRAASLEGEVDAILLTGGLAYSDVFVDEIRRRVAFIAPVKVYPGEDELKALADGAYRVMSGKESPRVYER; translated from the coding sequence ATGCGACTGTTGGCTATCAATCCCGGCTCTACCAGCACCAAGATAGCTCTATTCGAGGACGGGACTCAGCTTTGGGACGACACCCAGAGATACGACTCCGACGTCATAGGTCGATTCCCGTCGGTCGAAGCTCAGGAGGATTTTCGTCTTGACGAGATCAAAAAGGCGTTGAAGGATAAGGGTGCGGAGTTATCCGACCTGGATGGCGTAGTCGGAAGGGGAGGGCTTCTTCGACCCATCCCCGGTGGCACATACAGGGTCAACGAGGCCATGATGGAGGACATGAAAGAGGCCAGATACGGTTCTCACGCAAGCAACCTCGGAGCGGCTCTCGCCAGGCGTCTGGCCGAGGAGGCAGGTTGCCCCGAGAACTCCTTCATCGTGGATCCCGTCGTGGTCGATGAATTGGTCGACGAGGCCAGACTGTCCGGTCTGCCCGAGATAGAGCGTCGTTCCATCTTTCACGCCCTCAACCAGAAGGCTATTGCCAGGACCGCCGCGGACGAGATGGGAAAAGCGTACGAAGACTGTTCCTTCGTTGTCGCTCATATGGGTGGAGGCATATCCGTAGGAGCCCACAGAGGAGGTCGGGTCATAGACGTCAACAACGCTCTGGACGGAGATGGTCCATTTTCCCCGGAGAGGGCGGGAACCCTTCCCACCGGAGGACTCGTAAAGCTCTGTTTCGGGGGAACCGTGACGGAAAAGGAGCTTCGCAAGAAACTGAGCGGAAAAGGCGGTCTGGTGGCCCATTTGGGTACCAACGATCTGCGGGAGGTCCAGAGAAGGATGGAGGATGGAGACGAGAAGGCCGATCTCGTCTTCAGGACCATGGCCTATCAGGTGGCCAAGGAGATAGGTTCCAGAGCCGCTTCCCTGGAGGGAGAGGTGGATGCCATCCTGCTCACCGGGGGGCTAGCCTACTCGGATGTCTTCGTCGATGAAATCCGACGTAGGGTCGCCTTCATTGCCCCGGTGAAGGTATATCCCGGTGAGGACGAGCTGAAGGCTTTGGCCGACGGAGCCTACAGGGTTATGTCAGGTAAGGAATCCCCCAGGGTTTACGAGAGATGA
- the hutH gene encoding histidine ammonia-lyase, with amino-acid sequence MNNVVKINGHSLTLRDLVNVARNGYAVEIEEEAIKKVNYASSLIQKWVEDNRIIYGVTTGFGDLATVNVDREKCTLLQENLLRSHAVGVGDPLPVETVRAIMLLRLNGLTAGHSGITLETLTQMVNFLNLDIIPHVPSQGSVGASGDLCPLSHIAVSMLGEGDVFYKGVRMSALEAMSKAGLKPIHLHPKEGLALNNGTAALTGLGAMALWDALTVAKTADIAGALSVEALHGVPYAFDERTHAIRPHQGQIDVASNIRKLIQDSQIVEKFKHERVQDAYSLRCIPIVHGASRNALRFIKETIELEMNSVTDNPLIFPDSEEVISGGNFHGQPIALPMDFFGIAVAELGSISERRVSRMVDKSLSNGLPPFIIADSGVNSGFMISQYTAAAVVSENKTLAHPASVDSIPTSANQEDHVSMGYWASLKGTRILENVQKVLGIEILSACQGIDFSKPLTPGKGTKAAYDRFREEVPYIEKDVFLYPLMDQAISVVKSGALVEAVEKAVGELA; translated from the coding sequence ATGAACAATGTCGTTAAAATCAACGGTCACTCCCTGACCCTAAGGGACCTTGTCAACGTAGCGAGAAACGGTTATGCCGTAGAGATCGAGGAAGAGGCCATCAAAAAGGTCAACTACGCCTCGTCTCTGATCCAAAAATGGGTGGAGGACAACAGGATAATATACGGTGTCACCACCGGATTCGGAGATCTGGCTACGGTGAACGTCGACAGGGAGAAATGCACACTTCTTCAGGAGAACCTCCTGAGGAGCCACGCGGTAGGAGTAGGAGATCCTCTTCCAGTTGAGACCGTCAGAGCTATCATGCTACTAAGGCTCAACGGACTGACAGCCGGACATTCGGGCATCACCCTTGAGACCCTCACCCAGATGGTCAACTTCCTCAACTTGGACATCATCCCCCACGTCCCCTCTCAGGGATCGGTAGGAGCCAGTGGAGACCTCTGCCCCCTCTCGCACATAGCGGTCTCGATGCTAGGAGAGGGAGACGTCTTCTACAAAGGCGTTCGCATGTCCGCCCTGGAGGCGATGAGCAAGGCCGGACTCAAACCGATACACCTCCATCCTAAAGAGGGACTGGCCCTCAACAACGGAACAGCCGCCTTGACCGGACTGGGAGCTATGGCTCTCTGGGACGCCCTTACCGTAGCGAAGACCGCCGACATAGCCGGAGCCCTCTCGGTGGAGGCCCTTCACGGAGTACCCTACGCTTTCGACGAGAGAACCCATGCCATCCGACCCCATCAGGGACAGATCGACGTGGCTTCCAACATAAGAAAGCTCATCCAGGACAGCCAGATCGTGGAGAAGTTCAAACACGAGAGGGTACAGGACGCCTACTCTCTTCGCTGTATCCCCATAGTGCACGGAGCCAGCAGAAACGCCCTTCGTTTCATAAAGGAGACCATCGAGCTGGAGATGAACTCCGTCACAGACAACCCGCTCATCTTCCCCGATTCGGAGGAAGTCATTAGCGGAGGCAATTTCCACGGTCAGCCCATAGCCCTTCCGATGGACTTCTTCGGCATAGCGGTGGCCGAGCTGGGAAGCATCTCCGAGCGTCGAGTCTCCAGGATGGTGGACAAGAGCCTCTCCAACGGTTTGCCCCCTTTCATCATCGCCGACAGCGGCGTGAACAGCGGCTTCATGATCAGCCAGTACACAGCTGCGGCGGTGGTATCGGAAAACAAGACACTGGCCCATCCCGCTTCGGTAGACTCCATTCCTACCTCGGCCAACCAGGAAGACCACGTATCCATGGGATACTGGGCCTCCCTCAAGGGAACCAGGATACTGGAGAATGTCCAGAAGGTCCTGGGAATAGAGATACTCTCCGCCTGCCAGGGAATAGACTTCTCCAAGCCTTTGACCCCTGGTAAGGGAACCAAGGCGGCCTACGATAGATTCCGGGAGGAAGTTCCCTACATAGAAAAGGACGTATTCCTCTATCCCCTCATGGACCAGGCCATCTCCGTCGTGAAATCCGGCGCCCTGGTGGAAGCGGTCGAGAAAGCAGTGGGAGAACTGGCCTAG
- a CDS encoding bifunctional enoyl-CoA hydratase/phosphate acetyltransferase, whose product MKNLDFLFDACTDSGVKKIAVACPYGEDTLEAVCEAQRRGFVQAILVGDSDRIRAKASELGLSLDGFEIVEECDDYSATERTVKLVSSGKADLLMKGLVKTATLLKAVLNKEWGLRSGALLSHLVFVEVPPLGRVLGITDGGMNMYPNLSAKAEIIKNAVGCYHSLGVECPKVAVLAAVESVNPDMTATIDAASLTMMAARGQIEGCLVDGPLALDNAVSPEAAAIKKIDSPVAGKADLLVVPDIEAGNLVGKTAMFLAGCRTAGVILGARRPIVMTSRFDSMDTKLLSIALGAAIS is encoded by the coding sequence GTGAAAAATCTGGATTTTTTGTTCGACGCTTGTACCGATTCGGGGGTGAAGAAAATAGCCGTGGCCTGTCCTTATGGAGAGGACACTTTGGAGGCCGTCTGTGAGGCCCAAAGGAGAGGTTTTGTCCAGGCGATCCTCGTGGGCGATTCCGATAGGATAAGGGCCAAGGCTTCCGAGCTTGGGCTTTCTCTGGACGGTTTCGAGATCGTCGAGGAATGTGACGATTATTCCGCCACAGAGAGGACGGTCAAGCTGGTCTCTTCCGGGAAGGCCGATCTCCTCATGAAGGGACTGGTCAAGACCGCTACTTTGCTCAAGGCGGTATTGAACAAGGAGTGGGGACTTCGGTCCGGAGCTTTGCTGTCCCATCTGGTATTCGTAGAGGTTCCACCGTTGGGCAGGGTTTTAGGTATAACCGACGGCGGGATGAATATGTACCCGAATCTCAGCGCTAAGGCGGAAATCATAAAGAACGCCGTAGGATGCTATCATTCTCTCGGGGTCGAGTGCCCGAAGGTGGCGGTGCTTGCCGCTGTCGAGTCGGTCAATCCGGATATGACGGCCACTATAGATGCCGCCTCCCTTACCATGATGGCCGCCAGAGGACAGATCGAGGGATGTCTCGTAGATGGCCCTCTGGCTCTGGATAATGCGGTGAGCCCCGAGGCCGCAGCAATCAAAAAAATCGATTCTCCCGTGGCAGGAAAGGCCGATCTGCTGGTCGTTCCCGACATAGAGGCGGGGAATCTGGTCGGAAAGACCGCCATGTTCTTGGCCGGTTGCAGGACAGCAGGGGTCATACTGGGAGCTAGGCGTCCTATCGTTATGACCAGTCGTTTCGACTCCATGGATACAAAGCTTCTTTCCATCGCTTTAGGAGCCGCGATTTCCTGA
- a CDS encoding Na+/H+ antiporter family protein, with the protein MLLLNPVVLSVSTMIVLCLLNLNVILALIIAALVAGLTAGIPIGETMSVLIGGMGGNSETALSYVLLGALAVAISKTGLASLLSVKLTKVVKDKKHMLLLIIAGVACLSQNLIPVHIAFIPILIPPLLGLFNKLKQDRRAVACALTFGLKAPYIALPAGFGLIFHGIIAREMTANGITMAGGDIWHSSWILGAGMVIGLLVAIFISYNKDRDYEDRPVAGLEDVKEIPEHMTTSHWMTLVAVVVAFVIQLKTSSLPLGAVAALGIMVATGAIKWKSLDEVMSGSLGIMGMIAIIMLVAAGYGSVIRETKAVDLLVESVVGMVGGSKAYGALLMLTVGLLVTMGIGTSFGTIPVIAAIYCPLAIKLGFSPAATVCLIAAAAALGDAGSPASDSTLGPTSGLNADGQHDHIWDTCVPTFLHYNIILIIFAMIGSLFIF; encoded by the coding sequence ATGCTATTGCTCAATCCCGTGGTACTTTCAGTCAGCACCATGATAGTCCTGTGTCTTCTCAATCTGAACGTGATATTAGCGCTTATAATCGCCGCCCTGGTGGCGGGGCTAACCGCAGGAATACCTATAGGCGAGACCATGAGCGTCCTCATAGGTGGAATGGGCGGTAACTCCGAGACGGCGTTAAGCTACGTCCTCCTCGGAGCCCTGGCGGTAGCCATCAGCAAGACCGGACTGGCCTCCCTTCTCAGCGTCAAGCTGACCAAGGTGGTCAAGGATAAAAAACACATGCTGCTCCTCATCATCGCCGGTGTAGCCTGTCTTTCTCAGAACCTGATTCCGGTCCACATAGCCTTCATCCCCATACTGATTCCGCCCCTGCTCGGACTGTTCAACAAGCTCAAGCAGGACAGAAGGGCGGTAGCCTGTGCATTGACCTTCGGCCTCAAGGCTCCCTACATCGCGCTTCCCGCGGGATTCGGACTTATCTTCCATGGGATCATCGCCAGGGAGATGACAGCCAACGGCATAACCATGGCTGGCGGAGACATATGGCACTCCTCCTGGATACTTGGGGCGGGAATGGTCATAGGCCTTCTGGTCGCTATATTCATATCCTACAACAAGGACAGAGACTACGAGGACAGGCCTGTGGCCGGTCTGGAGGACGTCAAGGAAATACCCGAGCACATGACCACCTCCCACTGGATGACCCTCGTCGCCGTCGTGGTAGCCTTCGTCATCCAGCTCAAGACCAGCTCTCTGCCCCTGGGTGCCGTAGCGGCACTGGGCATAATGGTCGCGACCGGTGCGATTAAGTGGAAGAGTCTGGACGAGGTCATGTCCGGCAGCCTCGGCATAATGGGCATGATAGCGATAATCATGCTCGTAGCGGCCGGTTACGGCTCGGTCATAAGGGAGACCAAGGCGGTCGACCTCCTGGTCGAAAGCGTCGTGGGAATGGTAGGTGGCAGTAAAGCCTACGGAGCCCTTCTCATGCTTACGGTCGGCCTTCTGGTCACGATGGGCATCGGAACATCCTTCGGCACCATTCCGGTAATAGCCGCAATCTACTGCCCTCTGGCCATAAAACTGGGATTTTCTCCGGCCGCGACGGTCTGCCTCATAGCTGCGGCCGCGGCACTTGGAGACGCAGGATCTCCGGCCTCCGACTCGACCCTCGGGCCGACCTCGGGACTCAACGCCGATGGACAGCACGACCATATCTGGGACACCTGCGTACCGACCTTCCTGCACTACAACATCATACTAATCATCTTCGCAATGATCGGATCGCTGTTTATATTCTAA
- the buk gene encoding butyrate kinase, with translation MSYEVLAINPGSTSTKIAWFDDGSERWSETVRHDADRIASFSKTADQYLFRMETIEKAVEAKGSSLDDLSCVVGRGGIIDPIPGGTYEVDEALLERLRSGKPWDHASNLGGILADAIASSRGIPAFIVDPVSVDELDDLARLSGLPELPRIPLNHALNVKATVRRAAKDLGVDWQSSKYVVVHMGGGMTICAHSDGKLIDFNSGNDFGPFSPERAGGMPAGDLVGLCFGGKIPMSDLKKRLAGKGGVFAYLGTSDMREVSERAGSGDREAELVRNSMSFQIAGAIGSMAAALSGDVSAILFTGGVAYDSEFVASVQRRVQWVAPCLVYPGEGEMEALAEGALRVLKDEEKARSYADTVKGVL, from the coding sequence ATGTCCTACGAGGTTTTAGCTATAAACCCTGGTTCTACCAGCACCAAGATAGCCTGGTTCGACGATGGTTCAGAGAGGTGGTCCGAGACCGTTCGTCACGACGCGGATAGAATAGCCTCTTTCTCGAAGACCGCCGATCAATATCTTTTCCGTATGGAGACGATAGAAAAAGCGGTGGAGGCCAAGGGCAGTTCTCTGGACGATCTCAGTTGCGTGGTAGGCCGGGGAGGGATAATAGATCCGATTCCCGGAGGAACCTACGAGGTGGACGAGGCGCTTTTGGAGAGGTTGAGAAGCGGCAAGCCCTGGGACCACGCTTCGAACCTGGGAGGGATCTTGGCCGACGCCATAGCGTCTTCGAGGGGCATTCCAGCTTTCATAGTGGATCCGGTCTCTGTGGACGAACTGGACGATCTGGCTCGTCTGAGTGGCTTGCCCGAGCTGCCAAGGATCCCCTTGAACCATGCTCTGAACGTAAAAGCCACGGTTCGAAGGGCAGCGAAGGATCTCGGCGTCGACTGGCAAAGCAGTAAGTACGTCGTGGTCCATATGGGAGGCGGCATGACGATCTGCGCCCATAGCGATGGCAAATTGATCGATTTCAACAGCGGGAACGATTTCGGTCCCTTCTCTCCCGAGAGAGCCGGAGGCATGCCGGCGGGGGACCTGGTAGGACTCTGTTTCGGAGGAAAGATCCCTATGTCCGATCTCAAAAAGAGGTTGGCTGGCAAGGGTGGGGTCTTCGCCTATCTCGGCACCAGCGACATGAGGGAGGTATCAGAGAGAGCAGGCTCCGGAGACAGGGAGGCGGAGCTCGTCCGAAACTCCATGTCGTTTCAGATAGCCGGAGCTATCGGCTCTATGGCGGCCGCTCTTTCGGGAGATGTGTCGGCGATTCTCTTCACGGGAGGGGTAGCATACGACAGCGAGTTCGTCGCCTCCGTTCAGAGAAGGGTCCAGTGGGTAGCCCCCTGTCTCGTCTATCCCGGAGAGGGAGAGATGGAGGCCCTTGCGGAGGGGGCCTTGAGGGTTTTGAAGGACGAGGAGAAAGCCAGGTCCTATGCAGATACGGTGAAAGGAGTTCTGTGA
- a CDS encoding bifunctional enoyl-CoA hydratase/phosphate acetyltransferase: MEQLRSLSALLEYAKKIGAEKGKKKISVAKADDPGLLTALEEARVSGIADFYLVGDEKAIKAAAEKVGVDMANYEIVDACSEPEIALEAVKLVSSGKADVYMKGQIHTNHFLRGMLNKEVGLRRGKNTISHCYFHQVKGFDRIFFITDAAFNMYPDLSQKAQIVQNTVNLARAFGVECPKVAVLAAVEVVNPDMPATLDASALAQMNARGQIKNCIVDGPFALDNAVSEESAKTKGISSPVAGKADVFLVPNIDAGNMLAKAIVYFSENETAGMILGAAAPVILTSRADSPRAKLMSIAAAVVHADFGK; this comes from the coding sequence ATGGAACAGCTTCGTTCGTTGAGTGCCTTGTTGGAGTACGCCAAGAAAATCGGTGCGGAGAAGGGCAAGAAAAAGATCAGCGTGGCCAAGGCCGACGATCCCGGTCTTCTGACCGCGCTGGAAGAAGCCAGGGTTTCCGGCATAGCCGATTTCTATCTGGTGGGAGACGAGAAAGCCATAAAGGCGGCGGCCGAAAAGGTCGGAGTCGACATGGCAAACTACGAGATCGTCGATGCCTGTAGCGAACCGGAGATAGCCCTCGAGGCGGTAAAGCTCGTCTCCTCCGGCAAGGCCGATGTCTACATGAAGGGACAGATCCACACTAATCATTTCCTTCGCGGTATGCTCAACAAAGAGGTCGGGCTGCGCAGAGGAAAGAACACCATCTCCCACTGTTACTTCCATCAGGTAAAGGGATTCGACCGTATATTCTTCATCACCGACGCGGCCTTCAATATGTATCCAGATCTCTCCCAGAAAGCTCAGATCGTTCAGAACACGGTCAACCTCGCCAGGGCCTTCGGAGTGGAGTGCCCCAAGGTGGCGGTTCTCGCCGCGGTAGAGGTCGTCAATCCCGATATGCCAGCCACCCTGGACGCCTCCGCCTTGGCTCAGATGAACGCCAGGGGCCAGATAAAGAACTGCATCGTAGACGGTCCTTTCGCCCTGGACAACGCTGTGAGCGAGGAATCGGCCAAGACCAAGGGCATCTCCTCTCCTGTGGCCGGTAAGGCCGATGTGTTCCTGGTTCCCAATATAGATGCGGGCAATATGCTGGCAAAGGCGATCGTCTATTTCTCGGAGAACGAGACCGCCGGAATGATCCTGGGAGCCGCCGCTCCAGTCATCCTCACCAGCAGGGCCGACTCGCCCAGAGCCAAACTGATGTCCATCGCCGCCGCCGTGGTCCATGCGGATTTCGGCAAGTAG
- a CDS encoding DEAD/DEAH box helicase, producing the protein MGNTLTATAFDRYELREELLNALAAKGFDSPMPVQEKVLESENRDGDLVVQARTGSGKTLGFLLPLLNELPRETATPRILVLSPTRELAQQIAGEAEWIGKYMGITTASLVGGMDMERQIKDLRRGSALVVGTPGRTMDHIRRKTLKTDTIQTIVLDEGDTMLDMGFRDDIEAILNTLPDPHRTWLFSATMPDEVASLTKRYLDSPSWITLCHDEDQHEDITHRAYLVPSGKRQEGLVNVLLWENPEMGLIFCHTKAGTVETMERLQEEGFAASALHGDMSQLERNSVMNAFRQGRIPYLVATNVAARGLDVQGVSHVIQIGLPDNLETFVHRSGRTGRAGQEGRNILVLTPREKGRFKAMLRASSMDLKWANVPDVAEIAKAQRGLRESALLGGDEPDQEIQAWADELLEMMAPRDLVARLLESYVNGLPNGYDLRKSLQNELENRRSGRDRGDRFSGRDRSRSPRRNENRGNRSSFRGRAKSIKLSKGRIDQDWSVGRILATVCQALDVDRNEIGNIRMRDNHTEVELGPLAADRMNGNGANKLSKWGLMDGSSQNQERNTKPSQGRRRWER; encoded by the coding sequence ATGGGTAACACTTTAACCGCAACCGCTTTTGATCGCTACGAACTTAGAGAAGAACTGCTGAACGCACTGGCCGCAAAGGGATTCGATTCGCCCATGCCGGTACAGGAAAAGGTCCTGGAATCGGAAAACAGAGACGGAGACCTGGTCGTACAGGCCCGTACGGGAAGCGGGAAAACCCTTGGTTTTCTACTTCCCCTTCTGAACGAACTGCCCCGGGAAACAGCTACCCCTAGGATACTGGTACTGTCACCCACCAGGGAGCTGGCCCAGCAGATCGCAGGAGAAGCCGAATGGATAGGCAAATACATGGGAATAACCACCGCATCTCTGGTCGGGGGCATGGACATGGAGCGCCAGATAAAAGACCTCCGAAGAGGCTCGGCCCTCGTAGTCGGAACCCCTGGCAGAACGATGGACCACATACGGAGAAAGACCCTCAAGACCGACACAATCCAGACCATCGTCCTAGACGAAGGAGATACTATGTTGGACATGGGCTTTAGAGACGACATAGAGGCTATCCTCAACACCCTGCCCGATCCCCACAGGACATGGCTCTTTTCCGCTACTATGCCGGACGAAGTTGCCTCCCTTACGAAAAGATACCTGGACTCTCCCAGCTGGATAACCCTATGCCACGACGAGGACCAGCACGAGGATATAACCCACAGGGCCTATCTTGTCCCTTCCGGGAAGAGACAGGAAGGACTCGTGAACGTACTCCTTTGGGAAAACCCCGAGATGGGTTTGATCTTCTGCCACACCAAGGCTGGAACGGTTGAGACAATGGAGCGGCTTCAGGAAGAGGGGTTCGCAGCCTCGGCCCTTCACGGAGACATGAGTCAGCTGGAGAGAAACAGCGTCATGAACGCCTTTCGGCAGGGAAGAATCCCCTACCTGGTGGCCACCAACGTCGCAGCCAGAGGACTTGACGTACAGGGAGTGTCTCACGTCATACAGATAGGTCTGCCGGACAACCTGGAGACCTTCGTCCACAGAAGTGGTCGAACCGGAAGAGCCGGTCAGGAAGGCAGAAACATCCTCGTACTGACCCCCAGGGAGAAAGGCCGTTTCAAGGCTATGCTCCGGGCTTCGTCGATGGACCTTAAATGGGCCAATGTACCCGATGTGGCCGAAATAGCCAAAGCGCAGAGAGGACTCAGAGAAAGCGCACTTCTGGGCGGAGACGAGCCGGATCAGGAGATCCAGGCCTGGGCGGACGAGCTTCTGGAGATGATGGCCCCGAGAGACCTGGTAGCCAGATTGCTGGAAAGTTACGTCAACGGCTTACCTAACGGCTACGACCTCAGAAAATCCCTTCAAAACGAGCTCGAAAACCGCCGCTCCGGCAGGGACAGAGGGGACCGCTTCTCCGGGAGAGACCGGAGTAGATCCCCGAGACGGAACGAAAACAGAGGCAATAGAAGCTCTTTCCGTGGAAGAGCCAAATCCATAAAACTGTCGAAGGGACGGATAGATCAGGATTGGTCCGTAGGAAGAATCCTAGCGACCGTCTGTCAGGCCCTCGACGTGGACAGGAACGAGATCGGGAATATCCGCATGAGAGACAACCACACGGAGGTAGAGCTAGGACCTCTCGCTGCAGACAGGATGAACGGCAACGGAGCCAACAAACTCTCCAAATGGGGACTCATGGACGGATCTTCGCAAAATCAGGAAAGAAATACCAAACCTTCGCAAGGCCGGAGACGTTGGGAAAGATAG
- a CDS encoding 2-hydroxyacid dehydrogenase: MKIALLEPLGISENSLERLAASLTKDGHDFSSFPRSDDRDENISRLSGVDVAIIANMPLPGEVIAGADSLKMISVAFTGYDHVDMRVCMERGITVSNCAGYSTDSVAELALGLSVAVCRNILPCDRAVRDGATKAGLLGNEIAGKTVGIVGTGAIGCKVAKIFRVLGCPVLAYSRTERDDLKELGVSYVTLEELMASSDIVSIHVPCNDQTVGLIGEEKLAMMKPSAILINTARGPIVDNDRLAEALTSGRLSGAGIDVFDMEPPIPKDYPLLEAPNCVLTPHVAFATPEALEKRAVMAFDNVCAWISGNPRNLVY; encoded by the coding sequence ATGAAGATAGCTCTTCTCGAGCCGCTGGGGATATCGGAAAACTCCCTGGAAAGGCTGGCGGCCTCGCTTACGAAGGACGGACACGATTTCTCGTCTTTTCCGAGGTCAGACGATCGAGACGAAAACATATCCAGGCTTTCCGGCGTGGACGTGGCTATCATAGCCAACATGCCCCTTCCCGGTGAGGTCATAGCCGGCGCCGATTCATTGAAGATGATCTCCGTAGCCTTTACAGGGTACGACCACGTCGATATGAGGGTTTGCATGGAAAGAGGCATAACTGTGTCCAACTGTGCCGGATATTCCACCGACTCCGTTGCGGAGTTGGCCTTAGGGCTGTCCGTAGCGGTATGCAGAAACATCCTGCCCTGCGATCGCGCAGTCCGTGACGGTGCAACTAAAGCGGGGCTTCTGGGCAACGAGATAGCCGGCAAAACCGTGGGGATCGTCGGAACCGGGGCTATCGGCTGTAAAGTAGCGAAGATCTTCCGCGTTTTGGGGTGCCCGGTTTTGGCGTATAGTCGAACCGAGAGGGACGACCTCAAAGAGTTGGGAGTGAGCTACGTTACCCTGGAAGAACTTATGGCTTCCAGCGATATCGTGTCGATTCACGTTCCATGCAACGATCAGACAGTCGGCCTGATCGGAGAGGAAAAATTGGCTATGATGAAGCCCTCGGCGATACTGATCAACACCGCCAGAGGCCCTATAGTCGATAACGATCGATTGGCCGAGGCCCTGACGTCGGGGAGGCTTTCCGGAGCCGGGATAGACGTGTTCGACATGGAACCTCCTATCCCTAAGGATTACCCTCTGCTGGAAGCTCCCAACTGCGTTCTTACTCCTCACGTGGCCTTCGCCACTCCGGAGGCGTTGGAGAAGAGGGCCGTTATGGCGTTCGATAACGTCTGCGCCTGGATATCCGGTAACCCTAGAAATCTGGTTTACTGA
- a CDS encoding Hsp20/alpha crystallin family protein has translation MRRYLVPRSTGRSVMDPFSFMDNAMRTMFRDFDETFRGEENRSLAPNMDLYRKEGKITLVMDLPGISKEDIDLKVYKDRIEVRAQRKEYCTDEEDCLHNERFYGSLARMITLPAEIDSDSVQANYTDGVLKIEVDELKTGGEGKTIAIEG, from the coding sequence ATGAGACGGTATTTGGTTCCTCGCAGCACAGGAAGGTCTGTCATGGATCCCTTTTCCTTCATGGACAACGCGATGAGGACGATGTTCAGGGACTTCGACGAGACATTCAGGGGAGAGGAGAACAGATCACTGGCCCCTAACATGGACCTTTATAGAAAGGAAGGCAAGATCACGTTGGTGATGGACCTTCCGGGAATCTCAAAAGAGGACATCGACCTTAAGGTCTATAAGGACAGAATAGAGGTCAGGGCACAGAGAAAGGAATACTGCACCGACGAAGAGGACTGTCTCCACAACGAGAGATTCTACGGATCCCTGGCCAGGATGATAACCCTTCCGGCCGAGATAGACTCCGATTCCGTACAGGCAAACTACACCGACGGAGTTCTCAAGATAGAGGTCGACGAGCTTAAGACAGGCGGAGAGGGAAAGACGATAGCGATCGAGGGATAG